In Treponema sp. OMZ 798, the following proteins share a genomic window:
- a CDS encoding S9 family peptidase: MKTIKLDDFKNYSFLSNVKFSEDGKYAAYVCAHADLTENDYNKALFLLDMETKKTKQLTGEDVNSFYGFDGDRLLFSARRTKKEKEEKEKTFVYSIPVSGGEALLAYTFPHPVLKMEFADKKTAVVLHSWKDDPFKKLPKEKAEEAKKDEADYETFEEIPFWRNGGGFTSRKRNRLFVYNLSNMKGTALTDEFTQVDGFDFDKKTQEILFTKSTYTDKMPIYNELMLMPLKTKKAKLLNAGQDFMYADAKFFADKILYTGADGKKYGVNQDADIYLIPKTGTGAKMISPKNYDKSLWNSVGSDSRYGGGANSHVKDGKYYFITTEDDSSFVNVIDEKGELKQVITEKGSVDCFAVHEDKILFIGFRKQELQEVYLFDGEKENCLTKHNAYASKLQKIVPEEFEFTNDGVKLHGFVLKPLNYKAGKKYPGILTIHGGPKTVYGSIFYHEMQFLAQSGYFVFYTNPRGADGMGRAFADIRGKYGTIDYSDLMKLTDEVLKKYKDIDKDRVGVMGGSYGGFMTNWIIGHTNRFAAACSQRSISNWISKFGTTDIGYYFNSDQNGGVTPWKGFEKMWDHSPLKYADKCKTPTLFIQSDEDYRCFEACAFQMFTALKYHGCEAKLVLFHGENHDLSRTGKPKHRIRRLTEIFNWFEKYLKK; this comes from the coding sequence ATGAAAACAATAAAGTTGGACGATTTTAAAAATTATTCATTTTTAAGTAATGTTAAATTTTCGGAAGACGGAAAATATGCGGCCTATGTGTGTGCCCATGCCGACCTAACCGAAAACGATTATAACAAGGCCCTTTTTCTTTTGGACATGGAAACAAAAAAGACAAAGCAGTTGACGGGCGAGGACGTAAATTCTTTTTACGGCTTTGACGGAGACAGGCTTCTTTTTTCTGCAAGAAGAACAAAAAAAGAAAAGGAAGAAAAAGAGAAAACCTTTGTTTATTCCATTCCCGTGTCGGGCGGTGAAGCCTTGCTTGCCTACACCTTTCCCCATCCCGTTTTAAAAATGGAATTTGCCGATAAAAAGACGGCTGTCGTTTTACACTCATGGAAGGATGACCCTTTTAAAAAGCTGCCTAAAGAAAAGGCCGAAGAAGCAAAAAAAGACGAGGCCGATTATGAGACCTTTGAAGAGATTCCCTTTTGGAGAAACGGAGGCGGTTTTACTTCACGCAAGAGGAACAGGCTCTTTGTTTACAATCTTTCAAACATGAAGGGTACGGCCCTCACAGATGAGTTCACTCAGGTTGACGGCTTTGACTTCGATAAAAAGACCCAAGAGATTTTATTTACAAAGTCTACTTATACAGATAAGATGCCCATCTATAACGAACTCATGCTCATGCCCTTAAAAACCAAAAAGGCAAAGCTCTTAAATGCAGGTCAGGATTTTATGTATGCCGATGCCAAATTCTTCGCAGATAAAATTCTTTATACGGGTGCCGACGGAAAAAAATACGGCGTTAATCAAGATGCCGATATTTATCTTATCCCCAAAACCGGAACCGGAGCCAAGATGATTTCGCCCAAGAATTACGACAAGAGCTTATGGAATTCCGTAGGTTCAGATTCAAGGTACGGGGGCGGAGCTAACTCTCATGTCAAGGACGGAAAATATTATTTTATTACAACCGAGGATGATTCTTCTTTTGTAAATGTCATTGACGAAAAAGGAGAATTAAAACAAGTTATTACAGAAAAGGGCTCGGTAGATTGCTTTGCCGTTCATGAGGATAAAATTCTTTTTATCGGGTTTAGAAAGCAGGAATTGCAGGAGGTTTATCTTTTTGACGGCGAAAAAGAAAACTGTCTTACAAAGCACAATGCTTACGCTTCAAAACTTCAAAAGATTGTTCCCGAAGAATTCGAGTTTACAAATGACGGCGTTAAACTCCACGGCTTTGTTTTAAAACCCTTAAACTACAAGGCCGGAAAAAAATATCCCGGTATTTTGACCATCCACGGCGGGCCTAAGACAGTTTACGGCTCAATCTTTTATCACGAGATGCAGTTTTTAGCCCAGTCAGGCTACTTTGTGTTTTACACAAACCCGCGAGGTGCCGATGGAATGGGCCGGGCCTTTGCCGACATCCGTGGCAAATACGGTACAATCGACTATTCCGATTTAATGAAGCTTACAGATGAGGTTCTAAAAAAATACAAGGATATCGATAAGGATAGGGTAGGCGTTATGGGAGGCTCTTACGGCGGCTTTATGACCAACTGGATTATCGGCCACACAAACCGCTTTGCTGCAGCCTGCTCCCAGCGTTCTATTTCAAACTGGATTTCCAAATTCGGTACGACCGATATCGGTTATTATTTTAACTCGGATCAAAACGGAGGTGTTACTCCTTGGAAGGGGTTTGAAAAAATGTGGGATCACAGCCCCCTCAAGTATGCCGATAAGTGCAAGACTCCGACTCTCTTTATTCAATCGGATGAGGACTACCGCTGTTTTGAGGCCTGCGCCTTCCAAATGTTTACGGCCCTCAAATATCACGGCTGTGAAGCAAAGCTTGTCTTGTTCCACGGGGAAAATCACGACCTCTCCCGAACAGGAAAGCCCAAGCACCGAATCCGCCGTTTAACCGAGATATTTAACTGGTTTGAAAAGTATCTTAAAAAGTAG
- a CDS encoding cysteine desulfurase family protein has protein sequence MIYLDWAATALPQEDIITEALKKSFEYFANPSAKHFMGKEARKILEEARSEIAGLLNTVPEHIVFTSGGTEGDYIPMLSLLSHPSTCSIAVSNIEHSAVREQADIMKARGYKILQIPADKNGFISADAVLKTIDSDTVFVSVMAVNNETGAIQPIAEIGKALEEYSKGKRKIHFHTDAVQAIGKIPFDLSKTAVHSASFSGHKIGAPRGIGFLYLKKNIESFIRGGGQENGIRPGTENLAGILALYGCLKKYYENLDIYVSHAKKLMDFLIDELSGIAGLSFIPEARPQLKDKFSPWILQFAVKELTGEVLVRCLSEKGICISTGSACSSRKQIRPVLEAMKIDAKVQQNSVRVSIGPSTQKKELEVFVKTLKEILIEFR, from the coding sequence ATGATTTATTTGGATTGGGCGGCTACAGCCCTTCCTCAAGAAGATATAATTACTGAAGCCTTAAAAAAATCTTTTGAATACTTTGCAAACCCTTCTGCAAAGCATTTTATGGGTAAAGAAGCTCGAAAAATTCTCGAAGAAGCCCGTTCTGAAATTGCCGGTCTTTTAAATACGGTTCCTGAGCATATTGTTTTTACATCTGGCGGAACCGAGGGTGATTACATACCCATGCTCTCCCTTTTGTCCCATCCTTCTACATGCTCGATTGCGGTAAGCAATATAGAACACTCCGCCGTTAGGGAGCAGGCTGATATTATGAAGGCCCGAGGTTATAAGATTTTGCAAATTCCGGCAGACAAAAACGGTTTTATAAGTGCCGATGCCGTTTTAAAAACCATAGATTCCGATACGGTCTTTGTTTCTGTAATGGCAGTAAACAATGAAACAGGAGCAATTCAGCCCATAGCCGAAATAGGGAAGGCCCTTGAGGAATATTCTAAGGGAAAAAGAAAGATTCACTTTCATACGGATGCTGTGCAGGCTATAGGGAAAATTCCCTTTGATTTGTCAAAGACGGCTGTTCATTCCGCTTCTTTTAGCGGGCATAAAATAGGAGCTCCCAGAGGAATCGGTTTTTTGTATCTTAAAAAAAACATAGAATCCTTTATCCGCGGGGGCGGGCAAGAAAATGGTATAAGGCCCGGAACCGAAAACCTTGCTGGTATTTTAGCCTTATACGGCTGCTTAAAAAAATATTATGAGAACTTAGATATTTATGTTTCTCATGCAAAAAAACTGATGGATTTTTTAATTGATGAGTTATCGGGTATTGCGGGTTTAAGTTTTATCCCTGAAGCTCGTCCTCAGCTAAAAGATAAATTTTCTCCGTGGATTTTACAGTTTGCCGTTAAAGAATTGACAGGTGAGGTTCTTGTCCGCTGCTTATCGGAGAAGGGAATCTGTATTTCTACAGGTTCTGCATGTTCTTCAAGAAAGCAAATCCGTCCCGTTTTAGAGGCAATGAAAATCGATGCTAAGGTGCAGCAAAATTCGGTGCGGGTTTCGATAGGCCCTTCAACACAAAAAAAAGAGCTTGAGGTCTTTGTAAAAACTCTAAAAGAAATTCTGATAGAATTCCGCTAG
- the glgX gene encoding glycogen debranching protein GlgX has product MNMNDLSFFQGRSAPLGAQLSPDGVNFSVFSRNAKEMVLHLFETVEDSEPIISYKLDPQINKTGDIWHVFAAGLKNWAFYLYTADGDFLPSAGHLFDTNNYLLDPYARLISAHSIFNSEQIFNQIKSKVSGGKNQNKRTANGFPKCVVVNEREFDWQGDKPLNIPLQKCVIYEAHVKGFSFLNDKISPTKRGKYSGLVELIPYLKDLGITSLELLPVFEFDENENMNVNPKTGLRLKNYWGYSTIAFFAPKALYAEDPGNAVNEFKFMVREFHKAGIEIILDVVFNHTAEGNENGPVFSFKGLDNSIYYHLEDNKLYYKNFSGCGNSIKASETPVIKFILDCLRYWVTEMHVDGFRFDLAPVLARNKTGNIDFNSFMIQAIADDPALHSTKIIAEAWDAAGAYMVGKFPGRWAEWNDLFRNSVRQFWLQPNPDIRHLASRVTGSSDLYFQSGRRPYQSINFVCCHDGFTLWDLLSYSEKHNEENGENNRDGSNENLSYNHGIEGRASNEVELMRMRSAKNILTTLILSAGTPMINMGDEVFRTQNGNNNTYCQDNEMSWFDWELVEENKDFFEFTKKLVNLRKRHFSFLRKHFFTGVPKNNGTPNDITWFDYQAKTPDWTKPSNFLAFLIDGNKINLESDEDDNDFYVMANSYNNDMTVRLPPPSSGGKVWHRLIDTSYTGGKDFLDEDNTEQIMNQQVYVVLARTIVVLIAK; this is encoded by the coding sequence ATGAATATGAACGATTTATCTTTTTTTCAAGGAAGATCCGCACCCCTTGGGGCTCAGTTGAGCCCGGATGGGGTAAATTTTAGTGTTTTTTCCAGAAATGCAAAAGAAATGGTCCTTCACTTATTTGAAACGGTAGAGGATTCCGAGCCTATAATCTCATATAAACTGGATCCGCAAATAAATAAAACAGGCGATATTTGGCATGTGTTTGCAGCAGGGCTGAAAAATTGGGCCTTTTATCTGTATACGGCAGACGGGGATTTTTTACCCTCAGCCGGCCATTTATTTGATACAAATAATTACTTGCTCGATCCTTATGCGCGGCTTATAAGTGCTCACTCCATATTTAATTCGGAGCAAATTTTTAATCAAATAAAAAGCAAGGTCTCCGGCGGTAAAAATCAAAATAAAAGAACGGCAAACGGTTTTCCTAAGTGTGTTGTTGTAAATGAAAGGGAATTCGATTGGCAGGGAGATAAGCCTTTAAATATCCCGCTCCAAAAATGTGTAATATATGAGGCCCATGTAAAAGGTTTTTCTTTTTTAAACGATAAGATAAGCCCTACTAAGAGGGGAAAGTATTCAGGGCTTGTGGAACTGATTCCTTATTTAAAAGATTTGGGAATTACCTCTCTTGAGCTCCTGCCGGTTTTTGAATTTGATGAAAACGAAAATATGAACGTGAACCCGAAAACAGGCCTCAGGTTAAAAAATTATTGGGGTTACAGTACCATTGCTTTTTTTGCCCCTAAAGCCCTCTATGCCGAGGATCCCGGGAATGCCGTAAACGAGTTTAAATTTATGGTGAGGGAGTTTCATAAGGCCGGTATCGAAATAATCTTGGATGTGGTTTTTAACCATACTGCAGAAGGAAACGAAAACGGTCCTGTTTTTTCTTTTAAAGGATTGGATAACTCCATTTACTATCATCTTGAAGATAATAAGCTTTATTATAAAAACTTTTCAGGCTGCGGTAATAGTATAAAGGCCTCAGAAACTCCGGTCATAAAATTTATTCTGGATTGCTTACGTTATTGGGTAACCGAAATGCATGTGGACGGATTCCGTTTTGATTTGGCTCCTGTTTTGGCACGAAATAAAACCGGAAATATAGATTTCAATTCTTTTATGATACAGGCCATTGCAGATGATCCGGCTCTTCATTCTACGAAGATTATAGCTGAAGCCTGGGATGCCGCCGGCGCCTACATGGTTGGAAAATTCCCCGGACGCTGGGCGGAGTGGAACGATTTATTTAGGAATTCGGTCAGGCAGTTTTGGCTTCAGCCGAATCCCGACATAAGGCACTTAGCAAGCAGGGTAACCGGTTCATCTGATTTATATTTTCAAAGCGGAAGACGGCCTTATCAGTCAATAAATTTTGTTTGCTGTCATGACGGCTTTACCCTCTGGGATTTATTAAGCTACTCCGAAAAACATAATGAAGAAAACGGAGAAAATAACCGTGACGGTTCAAACGAAAATTTAAGTTATAATCACGGAATAGAGGGACGGGCTTCTAACGAGGTTGAGCTTATGAGGATGAGGTCTGCAAAAAATATTTTGACAACCCTTATTCTTTCGGCCGGCACACCTATGATTAACATGGGAGATGAGGTATTCCGTACACAAAACGGCAACAACAATACCTATTGCCAGGACAATGAAATGTCGTGGTTTGATTGGGAGCTTGTTGAAGAAAATAAGGACTTTTTTGAATTCACAAAAAAACTTGTAAACTTGAGAAAAAGACATTTTTCTTTTTTAAGAAAACATTTTTTTACGGGTGTGCCTAAAAATAACGGAACTCCAAACGATATTACATGGTTTGATTATCAGGCTAAGACACCGGACTGGACCAAGCCTTCTAATTTTTTAGCCTTTCTAATAGACGGAAATAAAATTAATTTGGAAAGCGATGAAGACGACAATGATTTTTATGTTATGGCCAATAGTTACAATAACGATATGACGGTAAGACTTCCTCCCCCTTCTTCAGGCGGAAAGGTTTGGCACCGCCTGATAGATACCTCGTACACGGGCGGCAAAGATTTTTTAGATGAAGATAATACCGAGCAAATTATGAATCAACAAGTGTATGTCGTGCTGGCTAGAACTATTGTGGTTTTAATTGCGAAATAG
- a CDS encoding site-specific DNA-methyltransferase: protein MKLFTWEGKNETAQRLENLLKNQNNFIFTENKHKSFNADIAENLYIESDNLYALLFLQKDYKEKIKIIYIDPPYNTGKKFTYADSFQSMAEWMNYLYTRLSLAKTLLSNDGLIFISIDDKAYPYLRIILDEIFGMENFISTLVWNNSTGGGLRKKHINTSHEYIVLYAKDKAKVKPMTAPMPEKAKKMYKYRDDEGRLFRYQQFAWKNKTKAKNQRYPIKTPDGNFIVPKEGYIYRFVEKSFLNLLEKDLIVFKKTDKSVFKGINGNPTRWTVWVKTYLEKEEKTVPKSLLPTEYVKTNIQSAYEQKVLFGAKLFDYAKPVTLLKYLFKLVPDSEDAIVLDFFSGSATTAQAVMELNAEFNETRKFILVQRDEPCPEDSPALTSGFKTIAELGRERIIRASSLIQKRFPEKTFGFKYLKLSGEQKPTF from the coding sequence ATGAAACTTTTTACATGGGAAGGAAAAAATGAGACCGCACAAAGATTGGAAAATCTATTAAAAAATCAAAATAATTTTATCTTTACCGAAAACAAACACAAAAGTTTTAACGCAGACATTGCAGAAAATCTTTATATAGAATCAGATAATCTATACGCTCTTCTTTTTTTGCAAAAAGATTATAAAGAAAAAATAAAAATAATATACATCGACCCTCCGTATAATACGGGAAAAAAATTTACTTATGCCGATAGTTTTCAAAGCATGGCCGAATGGATGAATTATCTTTATACAAGATTGAGCCTCGCAAAAACCTTATTAAGTAATGACGGGCTTATTTTTATAAGCATTGACGATAAGGCCTATCCTTATTTAAGAATCATCCTTGACGAAATTTTCGGTATGGAAAATTTTATTTCTACCCTTGTCTGGAATAACTCGACAGGCGGAGGCTTGCGGAAAAAACATATCAACACATCTCATGAGTACATCGTCTTATATGCCAAGGATAAAGCTAAGGTAAAACCCATGACAGCCCCGATGCCTGAAAAGGCAAAAAAAATGTATAAATACAGGGACGATGAGGGCCGGCTTTTTAGGTATCAGCAATTTGCATGGAAAAATAAAACGAAGGCAAAAAATCAAAGATATCCGATAAAAACTCCTGACGGAAATTTTATCGTTCCTAAAGAAGGGTATATTTACCGCTTTGTCGAAAAAAGTTTTTTAAACCTTTTAGAAAAAGATTTAATCGTATTTAAAAAAACGGACAAGTCCGTTTTTAAGGGCATAAACGGCAATCCTACCCGTTGGACGGTATGGGTAAAAACCTACCTTGAAAAAGAAGAAAAAACCGTTCCTAAATCGCTCCTCCCAACGGAGTATGTTAAAACAAATATACAAAGTGCTTATGAACAAAAAGTTTTATTCGGAGCAAAGCTTTTCGATTATGCAAAACCTGTCACTCTTTTAAAATATCTTTTTAAACTGGTTCCCGATTCGGAGGATGCTATTGTTTTAGATTTTTTTTCGGGTTCGGCAACAACAGCCCAAGCCGTAATGGAACTAAACGCAGAGTTTAACGAAACCCGAAAATTTATTTTGGTACAAAGGGACGAGCCCTGCCCTGAGGACTCCCCTGCCCTCACGTCCGGTTTCAAAACGATAGCCGAGCTGGGCAGGGAAAGAATTATAAGAGCCTCCTCACTAATCCAAAAAAGGTTCCCGGAAAAAACTTTCGGTTTCAAGTATTTGAAATTAAGCGGAGAGCAAAAGCCTACTTTTTAA
- a CDS encoding ATP-binding cassette domain-containing protein, which produces METNYIREYKKLYYNDKKLIVLCIFVLHILSAIVLATNAFVSRIFTNQNQFIYLTCTAITMFIYSALTISLNLLGEKYLMFQPLSKIMQKSFEKCTNDSSVIFGNSQAGSGIFSIISLPQTIIPFYLARIRFFSDMLIFITVSVILSLFSPFALFLVAISIGLDLFLFISRKKFESYRQEIDENGLESQIITQDVFDAIVSVKLNAADEVCAYLIDEKNRKELNVSVKMSNLEKVVNTITQLKSLIMQMLGVLFLYSFSDYILISDIANIMFVSSIISSASNNIIHGIIDIKTLSLSVSRHIDFLNTKNKAEYSLEKKQIHDNTILDLQNIQYKTAEKTIFDNACLKIGKGEKVAITGQNGSGKSTLLKIIAHTCPELVTAVWSKPHLFNLSLKTNLTFNKDFDINKEKIEKLCTEFELNTFLNSLPNGFDTKIDMNQMTISDGENMRLALVRSLVYNSEVPIILLDEFSRSVDSAIETKIVKHLLSYKDLTVIAVTNRTATAQLFDKIYCIDQNQIKVC; this is translated from the coding sequence ATGGAAACAAACTATATTAGAGAATATAAAAAATTATATTATAATGACAAGAAACTAATTGTACTGTGTATTTTTGTTCTGCATATTTTATCGGCCATAGTTCTTGCAACAAATGCATTCGTATCGAGAATATTTACTAATCAAAATCAATTTATATATTTAACATGTACTGCTATTACCATGTTTATATATTCAGCGTTGACAATTAGTCTTAATTTATTGGGCGAAAAATACTTAATGTTTCAACCATTATCAAAAATTATGCAAAAGAGTTTCGAGAAATGTACCAATGATTCTTCGGTAATATTTGGAAACTCACAAGCCGGCAGCGGTATTTTTTCAATCATAAGTTTACCGCAAACTATTATTCCTTTCTACCTTGCAAGGATCAGGTTTTTTTCGGATATGTTAATTTTTATAACGGTATCGGTAATTCTTTCTTTGTTTTCTCCATTTGCGTTATTTTTAGTTGCAATATCAATTGGATTAGACTTGTTTTTATTTATCTCCCGCAAAAAATTTGAAAGCTATAGACAAGAAATTGATGAGAATGGATTAGAGTCACAAATTATAACCCAAGATGTTTTTGATGCAATTGTGTCTGTGAAACTAAATGCAGCAGATGAAGTTTGTGCGTATCTTATTGATGAAAAAAATAGAAAAGAATTAAATGTCAGTGTAAAAATGTCTAACTTGGAAAAAGTAGTTAATACGATAACTCAGTTAAAGTCATTAATAATGCAAATGCTCGGTGTTCTATTTTTATATTCATTTTCAGATTATATTTTAATTTCTGATATTGCAAATATTATGTTTGTAAGTTCAATAATATCTTCGGCCTCAAATAATATTATACATGGAATTATTGATATAAAAACTCTTTCACTCAGTGTCAGCCGGCATATTGATTTTTTAAATACAAAAAATAAGGCAGAGTACTCTTTAGAAAAAAAGCAAATACATGATAATACAATTTTGGATTTGCAAAATATTCAATATAAAACGGCTGAGAAGACTATCTTTGATAATGCATGTTTAAAAATAGGAAAAGGTGAAAAAGTTGCTATTACAGGTCAAAATGGTTCAGGAAAGTCTACCCTTTTAAAGATAATTGCTCATACATGTCCGGAGCTTGTTACAGCAGTGTGGAGTAAACCTCATTTATTCAATCTTTCTCTAAAAACAAATTTAACATTTAATAAAGATTTTGATATAAATAAAGAAAAGATTGAAAAGCTTTGTACCGAATTTGAATTAAACACTTTTTTAAATAGTCTGCCAAATGGCTTTGATACAAAAATCGATATGAATCAAATGACCATTTCTGACGGTGAGAATATGCGCTTAGCACTCGTTCGTAGTCTTGTTTATAATTCTGAAGTTCCAATTATTCTCTTGGATGAATTTTCTCGTAGTGTTGATTCTGCAATAGAAACAAAAATCGTCAAACATCTTTTATCATATAAAGACTTGACCGTAATTGCAGTTACAAACAGAACGGCTACAGCTCAGTTGTTTGATAAAATTTATTGCATTGATCAGAATCAGATAAAGGTGTGCTAA
- a CDS encoding Fic family protein, with protein MNKIRYISVKETAKHWKISERSVRNYCLQGRIIGALLEGKTWKIPSDAKKPRRKTRHTAKQDTLLSFLKREKETGLKGGIYHKIQIDLTYNSNHIEGSKLTHDQTRFIFETKTLGITDEVVRVDDIIETVNHFHCIDLIIEGAHTKLSESFIKQLHYILKYGTTDNRKSWFKVGDYKMPENEAGGDETTKPSDVASEMKVLLMEYNSKSAITFDDILDFHVRFEAIHPFQDGNGRIGRLIMFKECLKHNIVPFIITEELKIYYYRGIKNWKNERGYLRDTCLTGQDLMKQCLDYFGIMYN; from the coding sequence ATGAATAAGATAAGATACATATCTGTTAAAGAAACTGCAAAACACTGGAAAATTAGTGAACGGAGTGTAAGGAATTACTGTTTGCAGGGTAGAATTATTGGAGCTCTTTTAGAAGGTAAAACATGGAAAATCCCTTCCGATGCAAAAAAACCTCGCCGAAAAACTCGTCATACAGCAAAACAGGATACTCTTTTATCGTTTCTTAAACGTGAAAAGGAAACGGGTTTAAAAGGCGGAATTTATCACAAAATTCAGATTGACCTTACTTATAATTCAAATCACATTGAAGGTTCAAAACTTACACATGACCAAACTCGATTTATTTTTGAAACAAAAACACTTGGCATTACAGATGAGGTTGTTAGAGTTGATGATATTATTGAAACGGTAAATCATTTCCATTGTATTGATTTAATAATAGAAGGTGCACATACGAAACTGTCAGAAAGTTTTATAAAGCAGCTTCATTATATTCTAAAGTACGGCACAACTGACAACCGGAAATCATGGTTTAAGGTTGGGGATTATAAAATGCCGGAAAATGAAGCGGGCGGCGATGAAACTACAAAACCTTCTGATGTTGCATCAGAGATGAAAGTATTATTAATGGAATATAATTCAAAATCGGCGATCACTTTTGATGACATCTTAGATTTTCATGTCCGATTTGAAGCTATTCATCCATTCCAAGACGGCAATGGCCGTATTGGAAGATTAATAATGTTTAAGGAATGTCTTAAACATAATATCGTCCCTTTCATAATTACTGAAGAACTAAAAATTTACTATTACAGAGGAATTAAAAATTGGAAAAATGAAAGAGGTTATTTAAGAGATACATGTCTTACCGGACAGGATTTAATGAAACAATGTTTGGATTATTTTGGTATTATGTATAATTAG
- a CDS encoding cyclic nucleotide-binding domain-containing protein encodes MKKVPIISTIKTTVNGLKAAAENIENVDIAVLDKYENIVSFFKYEMPEIKIIDFADPNIDAEACLKIIKDDPWLLFGGIIAITETRHEKAKLEQIKEPNFLFVCTRKDFEKNTTQIIKILNQHQHFLFNRGMHQRPDEKETGHFVSDTDPFEIVFYANLIGTYLYNTDRVNEEERSSLQTAMMEFLLNAVEHGNCNISYEEKNKWLRSGKNMLDLIAEKQKNPEIKKKKVYITYSVLPEKTKITIKDEGNGFDWRSHLEADFEAGLHGMGIKLSQTLVKNIRYNNIGNEVSFEVKNQRHIANLTPAILKSQQLLTFKHMQIVCRENEDSSDLFYISSGRYAVYVNNKLMSVLTPADIFIGEMAFLMNDRRSATVVSIGEGSLVKIPKMKFMQLIEKYPHYGIFLSRLLANRLARQSKVTAKLKEEQENCNKCEAQ; translated from the coding sequence ATGAAAAAGGTACCCATAATAAGCACAATAAAAACTACGGTCAACGGATTAAAAGCCGCTGCAGAGAATATTGAAAACGTCGACATTGCCGTTCTCGATAAATATGAAAACATCGTTTCATTCTTTAAATATGAAATGCCTGAAATTAAGATTATTGATTTTGCAGATCCCAATATAGATGCAGAGGCCTGCTTAAAAATCATAAAAGATGATCCTTGGCTTTTATTCGGAGGAATTATAGCAATAACGGAGACTCGCCATGAAAAGGCAAAACTGGAACAAATAAAAGAGCCGAACTTTTTATTTGTATGTACACGAAAAGACTTTGAAAAAAATACAACTCAAATAATAAAAATTTTAAATCAGCATCAGCACTTCCTTTTTAACCGCGGTATGCACCAAAGACCTGACGAAAAAGAAACGGGACACTTCGTAAGCGATACGGACCCTTTCGAAATTGTCTTTTATGCAAACCTAATTGGAACCTACCTATACAATACCGACAGGGTTAATGAAGAGGAAAGATCATCCTTACAAACGGCAATGATGGAATTTTTGCTTAATGCTGTAGAGCATGGAAACTGTAATATTTCCTATGAGGAAAAGAACAAATGGCTGAGAAGCGGCAAGAATATGCTTGACCTTATTGCCGAAAAACAAAAAAATCCCGAAATAAAAAAGAAAAAGGTTTATATCACATATTCGGTATTGCCCGAAAAAACAAAGATAACTATCAAGGATGAAGGAAATGGCTTTGACTGGAGGAGCCACCTTGAAGCAGACTTTGAAGCAGGCCTCCACGGTATGGGCATTAAACTTTCTCAAACTCTGGTAAAAAATATACGCTACAATAACATCGGAAATGAGGTTTCTTTTGAGGTAAAAAACCAAAGACACATAGCAAACCTGACCCCGGCTATTTTAAAATCGCAGCAATTACTAACCTTTAAGCATATGCAGATTGTTTGCCGTGAAAACGAAGACTCAAGCGACCTTTTCTATATAAGCTCGGGACGGTACGCTGTCTATGTAAACAATAAGCTGATGTCCGTTTTAACCCCTGCAGACATCTTTATAGGCGAAATGGCTTTTTTAATGAACGACAGAAGATCTGCAACAGTGGTGTCCATAGGTGAAGGTTCTCTTGTTAAGATTCCTAAAATGAAGTTTATGCAGCTGATTGAGAAGTATCCTCATTACGGTATCTTTTTGTCCCGCCTGTTGGCTAACCGCCTAGCCCGCCAATCAAAGGTTACGGCAAAGCTAAAAGAAGAACAAGAAAACTGTAACAAGTGTGAAGCCCAATAA